A segment of the Prochlorococcus marinus XMU1412 genome:
AAAAACTTTAGAAGGAACTATAAAAGCAAACGCAATTATTATTGCAACTGGAGCAAGTGCAAACAGATTAGGCGTTATAAATGAAGATAAATTTTGGAGTAAAGGAATAAGTGCTTGTGCAATATGTGATGGAGCCACCCCACAATTTAGAGATGAAGAATTAGCTGTTATTGGAGGAGGAGACTCTGCATGTGAAGAAGCGGCATACCTCACAAAGTATGGCAGCAAAGTGCATTTGATTGTTAGATCAGAAAAATTAAGGGCCAGCGCAGCAATGGTTGATAGAGTAAAAGCTAATCCAAAGATAGAAATCCATTGGAACACAAAAGTTGATAAAGCTGATGGCTCTGAATGGCTTGATAGAATAGAAACTATTCACTCTCAAGAAGGTAAAGGGGAAATTAATATAAAGGGTCTTTTTTACGCCATAGGACACACGCCAAATACGAAGTTCTTAGAAAACAAAATTGATTTAGATAATAAAGGATATATTGCTTGCAAATCAGGAAGACCAGAGACATCTATTGAAGGAATTTTCGCTGCAGGTGACGTTGTAGATTCAGAGTGGAGACAAGGAGTTACTGCTGCAGGAACAGGCTGCATGGCAGCATTAGCCACTGAAAGGTGGCTAGCCGAGAAGAACTTAGCAAAAACCATAGTCAGAGAAACACCCGAACCAGAAAAAAAACTTAATTCATCAGATTTCAATGAAGACGAGGTTAATGAAGATACCTTCGATTCAAACTCTGAATGGCAAAAAGGCAGTTATGCATTAAGAAAGCTTTATCACGAGAGTAAAAAACCTCTCTTAGTTATTTTTAGCTCCCCAAGCTGCGGCCCATGTCATGTCCTGAAACCTCAATTAAAAAGGGTAATTAAAGAACTTGATGGTGCAGTGCTCGGAGTTGAAATAGATATTGATAAAGATCAAGATATTGCAAAACAAGCTGGTATAAATGGCACCCCAACAGTTCAACTCTTTAAAGAAAAGCAATTAAAAAAACAATGGCAAGGCGTCAAACAAAGAAGTGAGTTTAAAGAAGCTATAAAAAATATTCTCTAAAGAAACTTTTTACTTATTATTCCTCTTTGGATTATTTTTATTAGTTGTAGGTCTAGCATTCCCTGCGTTTCTTTCTCTATAAGTTATCCTGCCCCTAGAAAGGTCATAAGGGCTTATCTCAACTAAAACTTTATCTCCAGCTAATAATTTAATTCTAAATTTAGTCAATTTACCTGCGGCTCTGCATAAACATTGATGTCCTTCAGGTTGTTCCAAGGTAACCAAATAAAATCCATTCCCCTGCTCTTTTTCTATTACACCTGAAGTTTCAATCATTAATTAATCTTTTACTAATTTCATATTATCAGAAAAAGATTGGCCAAAATTGATTTAAGAAAAATTACATACGTAAAAATATAAAATTCAATTCAAATTGAAAATTTAATTTCATTGATTATTTGAAGTTGACCATAGTAAAAATTTGCTTTTGCAATTTTTTCAGAATCCTCTAATTGATCAAAAAAAACAAACCCAAGGCTTTCCCATAATGACGATCCGCAAACGTTGTTCAATTCATTTTTTGCTTCTTTTGCAAAATTATCTAGTTTTCGTTCAAGACTTTTAGATTTAGAAACAGACATAATAAATAATATACATAGTACAAATATACTATCTAAGTCTAAAATTGCAATATTAAAAAGGTAATCTCTTTTTTTCTTCAATATTAAGATCTGCTTCCATTTCCCTTAATCTTTTAAGTATTTGTTGGTAGTACTCTTTTATATAACTCTCTAGTGAGGTCATATCTTCTTTTTTAAGTTCCAATATTTCGTAAGTTTTGCTCATATCAGCATCTAATGATTCACCACTACTAGTTACTTCAGCAAAAGCCAATCGCTCAGCAACATTAAGAGAATCTTGGAAAAAGGAAACCACTTTTTGAGTGACATTTATAAGGAAGGGGGAAACTCTAAAGATTTTCGCCTTTTTTTCACTAAATTTTTCACATAAAGATATAACTTCATTTGAATCCCATGCTTTGGGACCTACTAATGGCAATGATGTTCTGTGAGTTTTTGGATTATTTACTGCTGCCACAACAACTTTCGCCATATCTTGAGTATTCATATAAGCAATTTTAGTTGGAGTACCACTCATCCAAACTGCTTGACTATCCAAGATTGGGATGGCGAATTGACCAATAACTCCTTGCATAAAAGCTGCGCATTTGAAGATTGTATAGTCAAGGGAAGATTTCTCAAGAAGTTTTTCAGTGCAAAATTTAATATCCATCAAAGGGACATTTCTAAACTTTTCTGTTAAAAGGATAGAAAGGAATATTACCCTTTTTACATTTAAAGATTCACATGCATTGAATAAGTTAAGCTTCCCATCCCAATCTATTTCATAGATACTTTTAGGATCATCTGGCCTGCTAGTCGCCGCATCAATAACTGCTTCAATATCTTGCAATGCATATTCAATATCAGAAGAATTTAATAAATTACCTTTTGTTAGTTCACAACCCCACTCTTGTAGAAAGGAGGCTTTTCTTGGGTTTCTGACAAAGCATCTAACTTCATGTCCATCTTCTATAGCTTGCTTTGCTATTTGTCTACCAAGTGTCCCTGTTGCTCCCACTAAAAGAATCTTCATATTTAAGATTTACTTAACTTGTAGACCATAACTCAATTTGTGATGTATTCGTGAGAATCAATCTCCCTGAAACTTTAATAACAAAGCGCCACCAACTAATCCTATTGGTATCAGTATCCAAAAAACTGCTGCAATACTAAAAATTTCTTTAGCCATAGTAAAATTTAATGATTACTATAATTTACATTCAATATACATTTATTTGTTAAAAAAGTAGATAATGCAAATATCTTGAAAATTTTTGAATACATGAATAATAATTTCAAAGAAAATATAAACTTTCCCAATTACTGGAATTGGAATGGTTTTAAAATTTGTTGGAGTGTTACAGGCGAAGATAATAAAGTTCCAATTATCTTTCTCCATGGATTCGGCGCTAGTCGAAAACATTGGAGAAACAATTTAGAATATTTCGCGAAAAGGAATTGCGCCTCATATTCATTAGATTTAATAGGATTTGGAGATTCAGATCAACCTGGTATTACACAAATTGGAAAACTAGATAATGAGATTTGGTCTAATCAAGTGAAAGACTTTATTGCACAGGTGATAAGACCGAAGAATTCTGGGAAAGTAATTCTTATTGGCAATTCCCTTGGATCACTAGTTGCTTTAACATGTGCTGTTTCATTAGAGGATCAGATTGCAAAAGTTATTGCATCCCCGCTGCCAGATCAAATTCAAGAAAATAAAAAGTCGAAAAAAAAATCATCATTTAAAAAATTTCAAGATAAATTCATAAAAATATTTTTTATATTTTTTCCTTTGGAAATTATTTTATTTTTAATAACCAAATTAGGTGTTATAAAACTGGGACTAAATTCTGCCTATTTCAAAAAAGATAATATTGATCGCGAATTAATAGATTTGGTAACAAAACCAGTTCTAAGGAGCACTTCAGCTAGATCATTAAGAGCAATGTGTATTGGAATGTCTTCAAGAGATGAAAAATTTCAAGCTTCTTACCTTTTGAGAAAACTGAGCGCCTCAAAAAAAGTTCCTTTCTTATTGATTTGGGGAGAAAAAGATAATTTCATACCTTTGTTTATTGGTAAAAAGATTGCAAATTTTCATAGATGGGTAAAATTAAAAATAGTATCCAATTCAGGGCATTGTATCCATGATGAAGACCCTTCAGTTTTCAATAGAATTTCTTATGAATGGATTAGCGATTTAAAAACCTTTTAAAAAATGAAACATACATTATCAGTTCTTGTAGAAGATGAATCTGGAGCCTTGAGTAGAATCTCTGGTCTCTTTGCTAGAAGGGGATTCAACATAGATAGCCTTGCAGTAGGACCTGCAGAAGCTAAAGGGATATCAAGGTTAACAATGGTAGTAGAGGGTGATGATGAAACTCTTCAACAAATGACTAAGCAACTTAATAAGTTATTTAATGTTCTGGGAGTTGTAGATTTTACTAATCTCGCAGCTGTTGAGAGGGAATTGATGTTACTAAAAGTTTCATCGAAAGAAGATACTAGGAGTAATATCCTTGATATAGTACAGATATTCCGTGCAAAAGTTGTTGATGTATCAGATATGGCCTTAACTCTCGAGGTAGTTGGAGATCCTGGGAAGTTGGTTGCTCTAGAGAAATTACTCGAGCCATACGGTATCCTTGAAATTGCGAGGACTGGAAAGGTAGCTCTTAAACGCTCTTCAGGAGTTAATACAGAGATGTTGAAAATAAATAAATATTCTCTAGAAATTTAATTAGATATCTGTACTGCTTTGATATAGTCTTCTTTATTGATTTTTTCGAGTACGTCTAATCCTTTAATAATCTTTCCAAAAATAGAATATCTTCCATCTAATTCTGGGATCTTACTAGTTACAAAAAAAAATTCAGTAGATGAAGACTTATTCTTACCTCTCTTAACCATAGCGATTGATCCACTCTCAAAAGTATTAACTAAATTTTCAGTTTCATTAGGATTTTTTATTTGATAGTTATATCTTGGTTTTATTTCTTCTTTGAACTTTATTTCTAAAGGTATTGATGGACTTGTCTTATTCAGGTTTTGTTTTCGTTGAATATAAAATTTATTTTCCGGATTAACACCACCATGTATAAACCTTATTTGGGGATAATCTATTATTTTATAAAATTTTTGATTTACATAAATATTATTGTCTATGTTTTCCAGAAAGTTTGATACTGTTAATGGGTTATCTTTACCAAATAATTTAACCTCAAAATCACCTTTTGTAGTTTTAAAGTTAACTATTTTATTACTTTGTGAACAATTGAATTTAAGTTTTTGGCAGTAATAATTTGAATCAATCTCATTTTTATAACTACAAGCTTGAAACAAAAACAACACCTGTATAAAAAATAATGTTTTTAAAAAATATTTTTTTTTTATTTTAGGCCCTCCAAATTAACATTTAAAAATTTAGCTAGACGCGCGCCTTCTTCTTCAACTTGAAGTAGTGGTTTAAGTTCGCCTGCTCCGCTTAAAGGGAGAGGTTTTTTTCTGCCTTTTAATACTAAGGCAATTCTTCTTCTAGGATTAAATCCCTCACTTATATCCAACTTAACAGATTTAATTTCATCGAAATTTAATTTAACTTCAACATCTTTAAATAATCCTTTTCTTTTTATTTCTACAGATTTTGAGGATTTATCAAAATAATTACTTCCTGAGCCAAAGTTTATGTAAACCAAATACCATAAGTAAAAATTTAATAAATTAGCTATTACTCCGTATGCTCCCATTATTATTCCTTGAGGGATAAACAATAAAGTTGAAGGATTTCCTAAAGGTAATAAATCCCTTCCTGTGTAGCTAGATATAGAGGCCAAAAGAAAACCAATACCTCCTATAGTTAGCATTCCTCCAATAATATAATTTGAAATTTTTCTTGATCCACCGATTTTTTGTTCGATTTTATCGAAAGACGTGAGGTCTGAATTCATTTTTATCTTTTTTTAGAGCCTAATTCAGATAATTTAACAAACTAAGGGAGTATTCTTACCTAATTTTTAATAAAAAAGTCAGGAAAGCTTTACAAGGCATTTCAGATATACAAATATTTCCCCACATTACTCTCAATCTTTGTTACAGTCACTGCGTATCCCGAAGCTAAAAACGATTTCTCATGACGATCGCAGTTGGTAGCGCCCCACAAAGAGGATGGTTTGATGTCCTCGATGATTGGTTGAAGCGTGACCGCTTTGTATTTATTGGTTGGTCCGGACTACTTCTACTTCCTTGTGCATATCTTGCTATAGGTGGTTGGTTTGTCGGAACAACATTTGTTACCTCTTGGTACACACACGGAGTTGCAAGCTCATACCTCGAAGGTTGTAACTTTTTAACAGCAGCTGTAAGTACCCCTGGTGATGCCATGGGACACAGTCTTCTATTTTTATGGGGTCCTGAAGCCCAAGGTAGTTTCGTAAGATGGCTACAACTTGGTGGTCTTTGGAACTTCGTTGCATTACATGGAGTATTTGGCCTTATTGGTTTTATGCTTCGTCAGTTTGAAATTGCTGGCCTTGTTGGAATTAGACCATACAACGCATTAGCTTTCTCAGCAGTAATTGCAGTTTTCACAAGTATTTTCCTTATCTATCCTTTAGGACAGCATAGTTGGTTCTTCGCACCTTCATTTGGTGTTGCAGCAATCTTCCGTTATATTCTGTTCATTCAAGGTTTTCACAATATTACTTTAAACCCATTTCACATGATGGGAGTTGCTGGAATTCTTGGTGGTGCTCTACTTTGTGCTATCCACGGAGCTACAGTACAAAATACTTTGTATGAAGATACAAGTATTTATACAGATGGTAAGGTTCAAAGTTCAACATTTAGAGCTTTTGACCCAACTCAAGAAGAAGAAACTTATTCAATGATTACAGCTAATAGATTCTGGAGTCAAATCTTTGGTATTGCTTTCTCAAACAAGCGTTTCTTACATTTCTTGATGTTGTTTGTACCTGTCATGGGTATGTGGACATCTTCAATTGGTATTGTTGGCTTAGCACTAAACTTAAGAGCTTACGATTTTGTAAGTCAAGAAATCCGTGCAGCAGAAGATCCAGAATTTGAAACTTTCTATACAAAAAATATACTTTTGAACGAAGGTATGCGAGCATGGATGTCTTCTGTGGATCAACCACACGAAAACTTTGTATTCCCTGAGGAGGTTCTTCCACGTGGAAACGCCCTTTAATAACTTATTAAGAGCTCCAAACCAAAGTATTGAGGAAACTGGTTATGCCTGGTATGTAGGTAACGCTAGATTAATCAATTTATCTGGACGTTTATTAGGAGCTCACATTGCTCACTCTGGACTAATAGTCTTTTGGGCAGGTGCAATGATGCTCTTTGAGGTTAATCATTTTACTTTTGATAAACCAATGTGGGAGCAAGGTCTAATCTGTATGCCACACGTCGCAATGTTTGGCTACGGCATAGGCCCAGGTGGTGAAGTTACTGATATCATGCCTTTCTTCCAAGCAGGCGTGGTTCACTTGATAGCTTCCGCTGTTCTTGGTTTTGGAGGTATTTACCATTCATTAGCAGGCCCAGAAAAACTTGAAGAAGATTTTCCATTTTTCTCCACAGACTGGAGAGATAAAAATCAAATGACTAATATCCTTGGATATCATTTGATTGTTCTAGGTGTAGGTGCACTAGCATGGTCAGTAAACTGGTGTTTTATTGGCGGTGCATATGACACATGGGCACCGGGTGGTGGTGAAGTCAGACTTGTAAATCCAACCTTAGACCCAAGAGTTATCCTTGGTTATCTATTCAGATCTCCATGGGGTGGAGCTGGTTCAATAATCGGTGTTAACTCCATAGAAGATATTGTTGGTGGACATGTTTATGTGGGTATTACTGCAATTATTGGAGGAATATTCCATATCTTTACCAAACCTTTTGGATGGGCTAGAAGAGCATTTATCTGGAATGGTGAAGGATTATTAAGTTACGCACTTGGTGGAATTTGTGTTGCAAGTTTTATTGCTTCAACTTTCATTTGGTTTAACAACACTGCTTATCCTTCAGAGTTTTATGGCCCAACAAATGCTGAAGCTTCACAGGCTCAAAGCTTTACTTTCCTCGTGAGAGATCAAAGAATTGGAGCTAACGTAGGTTCAACTATGGGACCAACTGGTCTAGGTAAGTATCTCATGAGATCTCCTACTGGTGAAATTATATTTGGTGGTGAAACAATGAGATTTTGGGATTTCAGAGGCCCATGGTTAGAGCCTTTAAGAGGACCTAATGGATTGAGCCTTGAGAAAATCCAAAACGATATTCAGCCTTGGCAGGTAAGAAGAGCTGCTGAATACATGACTCATGCTCCAAATGCTTCTATCAACTCTGTTGGTGGAATCATTACAGAGCCTAATGCTGTTAACTTCGTTAACTTAAGACAATGGTTAGCTGCAGCCCAATTCTTCCTAGGATGGTTTACATTCATTGGTCACCTTTGGCATGCTGGACGTGCTAGAGCAGCCGCTGCTGGTTTCGAAAAAGGAATCGACAGAAAGAGTGAACCGGCTCTAGAAATGCCTGATTTAGATTAATTTCTATCTCATCAAAAAAAGCCCTATCTATAGATAGGGTTTTTTTTTGCTCAATTTTATTATCTATATAAATTTTCCCTGAGCCATGGCAAACTTAAACCCATTACATTACTGAAACAACCCTCTATTTTTTCTATATATTTACTGCCTATACCTTCCAAGGCAAATCCTCCTGCGCAATATAAAGGTTCATTTGTATCTACATAACTCTTGATTTCCCAATCTTCCAAATTAGAAAAATAAACTCTTGAACTTACTATTTTTTTTATTATTTCAGTGATTTTAAAATTTTTAGAAGTTGAATCAAAATTCCCAATTATTAGAGTATGACCAGTATGTAAAAATCCAAATTCTCCAGACATTTTCTTCCATCTAAAAAATGCCTCCTCTTTATTAGATGGTTTTCCATAAGCTTCTCCTTTAAATTCAAAAATTGAATCGCACCCAAGTATTTTCAAAGGCCCATATTTAAATTCTTCGGGCAATGATATGTTTTGAATATTTTCAGATAAACTATTAGCCTTTTGAAAAGATAATTCCAAAGCTAAATTAAATATATTCTTTTCTTGAATAGTAGTTTCATCAAAGTTACTTGATATTTGGATAAATTCGATTTGACAATTTTCTAGTAATTTCTTTCTAGATTGAGAGGCAGAGGCTAGAATTAACACAAATTTTTTTCCAAATTATAATTCAATTTAATGATTAATAAATTTTAAAACTAATATAAATTACTAATGGAGTTAGAAACAAAATTACATGAAATAAAGAAACCAATAATGGTCCTAGGCACTTCCAGTGGAGCAGGGAAATCTTTAACGGTTACTGCAATTTGCAGGATTCTTAAAAATTTAGGAGAAGAACCAATACCTTTTAAAGGACAAAATATGAGTAACAACGCTTGGGTTGATTGGGAAGGTGGAGAGATGGCATATTCACAAGCACTTCAAGCTTTTGCTTGTGGTATTAATCCCTCTGCAGATATGAATCCCATTTTATTAAAACCACAAGGAAACTCAATAAGCGAGGTGATTCACCTTGGCAAAAGCATAGGGACCACAACCGCACAAAATTACTATAAAGATTGGTTTATTCCAGGCTGGGAAATAATTCAAAAAAGTTTAAAGTCTATTTACGAACGGAATCCGAATTGCCGTTTAATTATCGAAGGGGCTGGGAGTCCGGTAGAGATGAATTTGATTCATAGAGATCTGACTAATTTAAGAGTTGCTAAATATTTAAATGCAAATTGCATTTTGGTTACTGATATTGAAAGGGGAGGTGTATTTGCACAAATAATTGGGACTCTTGAATTAATGAAGCCTGAAGAAAAGAAGCTTATTCAGGGAATTATTATAAATAGATTCAGAGGAGACCTTTCATTATTTGAAGATGGGAAAAAATGGATAGAGAATAAGACTCAAATCCCTGTTATTGGAATCATTCCATGGTTAAATGATTCATTTCCTCCAGAGGATTCTTTAGATTTAATAGAAAAAAAATCACTTTCTAAAAATCCTGAAATCAAAGTTGGAATTATAAAATTACCATCTATTAGTAACTTCTCGGATTTTGATCCACTAGAAAATGAAGAAACAATATTAATTGAATGGATTAGAAAATCACAAAACCTAAGTAAGTATGACTTTATTATTCTGCCGGGCAGTAAACAAACTATTAAAGATCAAATATTTCTTGAAAATTCAGGTTTATCTCAAGATATAAGAGAATATTCAAATAATAAGGGAAATATTATTGGGATTTGTGGAGGATTACAAATGTTAGGCACAACTCTTGAAGATCCTTTTTTTAGAGAGGGTTCTAAAAATTATTCTGAACAAAAAATCAAAGGGGTAGGGTTACTACCATTAAAAACGATTTTCTTTAAAAAGAAATTAACACGTCAAATAAACTCTGAATCTTTATGGCCATGCCAATCAAAAATTAATGGATTTGAAATTCATAATGGTCAAACTGAATTGGACAACATGCAAGGCTCATTGAAGATAAACCCTATTTTTAAAGATTTAGATCTTGGTTGGTATAAAGAAAGTAATGATGGCGGGATAATAGCAGGCACATACATTCACGGGATCTTTGAAAATGACAACTGGAGAGATCAATATATTAATTTAATAAGGAAGAGCAAAAATTTACCAAAATTAAATCAAAAATCAATATCTTATAAAAAGAAAAGAGATTCAATTATAGAAAATCTTGCGAATGAATTCGATAAACATTTAAATCTCAAATCATTTTTAAGTTGAAAGAAAGAAACATCAAAATTTTATGGTCAAATAATAATGAAACATTTGTTTCAGAGGGAGATGATTGGTTCTCTTCTGCTGAAAAAGCAGGTTTAAAAATACCGACTGGATGTCTTACAGGAAGTTGTGGAGCCTGTGAAATAGACGTTAATGGTGAAACAGTAAGGGCTTGTATCAGTGAAATTAAAAACAATAAAGAATGTACATTAAGGGTTTCTTTAACTACAGACCCCTTTTGGGAAAACTAAAAGTTTTTTATTAATATAAAAAATTCAACTTAATTCCAAATCTATTTTCATTATCTTTCAGAAGATGTCCAATATCTTGAACTCCGGCAGCATTTGAATAATACAAATCTAATGACTTTTCAGATGAAAAAGAATATCTTACAGCAAGAGTAGAGTTTAATTCTGAATCGTTTTTAATTGAAGTATTTATTTCTGGGATAAGCATCAAATTATCTGATAAATTTATATAACTTGAGAAACCGATCCCACCAAAACTTTCGACACCACTAAAAAAGTATTTGGGACTAACATTAAATGCTAACCAATTGTTTAATCTAAAAGTATTCATAAATTCTGTGAATAAATACCCTTGATTGGTATCATCATTTCTACCAACGGATAATCTTGATGCAAGCCAATAGAGGTCGTTTTTTTGAGGACTAAATATTAGAAGCTTCCCGCCTAACCTAAAATTAAAATTATTTTCATCTAAATAGTTTGAATATAAATGTGACTTTTTACTTCCTTTAAAGTTTAAATTATTAAACCTACCAATATTTAGAAGTTCTAGTTGGAATAAATTTGATAAAGAATAATAATAAGAACCAAACAAATTTCCTCTACTATCAGAGCTAATATTAATTTGTGAATTTCCAGCTTTTGGTAGTAAGGCATTATTTACAGTAATTCCGCCTTTACTAATCAATTTATCTCTTTCATTGAGAGTATTAAGGTATGTATCCTCTCCATAGGGTCTGTAAGTTAAAGTGGCAGAATACAGCGGAAGGTCATCTGATGGAATAGTAAGTATTCCAGTAGAAGGAGAAGCCCCATATGAGTTGGTTATTTTACCTTCAATTCCAATTTTAGGATTAACATTCCATCCCAAACCAAAACTATATATAGGCTTTCTAGAATAATTTAAATTACTGTCAAAATAATTATTACCCGGACCCAGAGGGGTTGTATATGAGAGAAGAAGATTAAAATCTTCTGCAATATCAAAAACAAGGCCACTTCCTATATAGAAATTATTACCATACGAGTTTTTACCAATTCCTTTAGGACCTAATTTCTCAGGCAAAAATGTGATCCCCGGGACAATTAAAGCACTGATGTTTTCATTTAAATTTTTTGATATAGGAAAAGATAAAGCCCCAACTAAATTTTCAAATTTGTCTTTACCAAGAGTACTATCTTTTTGATTATATATGCTTTTTGCGGTTTCAGATCCACTAGCATGCCTCCAATATTCAAGAGTAGATACTAATGACAACCCAAAATCAAAATCTTCCTCATCTATTAATTTTTTCTTAAGAGAAAGTGCATAACTTTGCCAATAATAGTTAATTTTCTGTCCGTCTACTAAGTTATATAAGTCATCATCGGCTCCTGTTATATAGATAGAAATAAGAGAAGAATCTGAAATTCCGTAATCAAAAACAAATGAAGGATTTTGCTGACCAGTCCCACCCCCTACACCTCCGTCAAAAGATGATTTCCACCTAACTGAGGCTTGAATAGTGTCATATTCAAGGAAATTATTGAGTGGTAAAAAGGGTTCAATTTCAGTAATAGAAAAAACTGATATTTTTGATGATTTAAAGTTTCTTTTTTCACTATGAGAATTTTTCTTATCAGTTGTTGAGCTTTGTTTATTTTTTTTTTCAAAATAATTTTCATCACTTTCGTAGTATTTCCAGATAATCTTTTTCAATGGATTGGATTTATTTTCCTCTACCTTTTCCCAATTAACCTTATTAAATCTAGTGATATTTTTATTTACTTTTTCTGCAAAGACTCCTATAAAATTTAGCAATTGACTAATTAAAAATATATAAATAATCAACCTCATATAAAAACTTCTTAGATTTCTTGGGTGAATTTTTAATAATACCCTAAAAAAACTACATAAATCAATCTGAAGTTTCCTAAGAAAATAATTATCTAAGAGATAAAACTAATATTTAAAATAGATTTTTTAGATTTAAATTTATCTGCAAAAAAAAGGGGGAGGATAAAACTATAGTTGAAAACTACTGTAAATAAAGAAATACAAAAAATTTTTACTAAACATTCCCGATTATAAATAAGAGAAACAGATAATAAAAAATTGAGCCTAAAAATGTATTTAATAGGATTACTTTGTATTTGATTTTTGTAGAGGCAATAATATAACTTCCTAAAACATGAGGTATTATTGGGAAAGATCTTATGATTAAAATGTAAAAAGATCTAAAGTTAACATTTTTAAAAAATTTATAAAATTTATTTTTTTCTGGTTTTTTCAAAAACAATATATTCCCTGAAACTTTTAATTTTATTTTTCTCAAAATAAAAACTTGGAATACACTTAAAATTGTTAGAGCGGGAGAAAAAAGAAAAACATAATATAACCCAAAAATTTTTATTAAAATAAAGTCAAAAACAATTGAAAAAGGAAGACCTAAGAATATAGAAATAATATTCAGAGCCATCAAATATTTGTATTG
Coding sequences within it:
- the trxB gene encoding thioredoxin-disulfide reductase, translating into MENKENGSNVENVVIIGSGPAGYTAAIYAARANLQPLLVTGFNSGGIPGGQLMTTTFVENYPGFPDGVLGPELMDLMKAQAERWGTNLYESDVVSINTDSHPFELKTLEGTIKANAIIIATGASANRLGVINEDKFWSKGISACAICDGATPQFRDEELAVIGGGDSACEEAAYLTKYGSKVHLIVRSEKLRASAAMVDRVKANPKIEIHWNTKVDKADGSEWLDRIETIHSQEGKGEINIKGLFYAIGHTPNTKFLENKIDLDNKGYIACKSGRPETSIEGIFAAGDVVDSEWRQGVTAAGTGCMAALATERWLAEKNLAKTIVRETPEPEKKLNSSDFNEDEVNEDTFDSNSEWQKGSYALRKLYHESKKPLLVIFSSPSCGPCHVLKPQLKRVIKELDGAVLGVEIDIDKDQDIAKQAGINGTPTVQLFKEKQLKKQWQGVKQRSEFKEAIKNIL
- a CDS encoding NAD(P)H-binding protein; this encodes MKILLVGATGTLGRQIAKQAIEDGHEVRCFVRNPRKASFLQEWGCELTKGNLLNSSDIEYALQDIEAVIDAATSRPDDPKSIYEIDWDGKLNLFNACESLNVKRVIFLSILLTEKFRNVPLMDIKFCTEKLLEKSSLDYTIFKCAAFMQGVIGQFAIPILDSQAVWMSGTPTKIAYMNTQDMAKVVVAAVNNPKTHRTSLPLVGPKAWDSNEVISLCEKFSEKKAKIFRVSPFLINVTQKVVSFFQDSLNVAERLAFAEVTSSGESLDADMSKTYEILELKKEDMTSLESYIKEYYQQILKRLREMEADLNIEEKKRLPF
- a CDS encoding photosystem I assembly protein Ycf4 — its product is MNSDLTSFDKIEQKIGGSRKISNYIIGGMLTIGGIGFLLASISSYTGRDLLPLGNPSTLLFIPQGIIMGAYGVIANLLNFYLWYLVYINFGSGSNYFDKSSKSVEIKRKGLFKDVEVKLNFDEIKSVKLDISEGFNPRRRIALVLKGRKKPLPLSGAGELKPLLQVEEEGARLAKFLNVNLEGLK
- the infA gene encoding translation initiation factor IF-1, with translation MIETSGVIEKEQGNGFYLVTLEQPEGHQCLCRAAGKLTKFRIKLLAGDKVLVEISPYDLSRGRITYRERNAGNARPTTNKNNPKRNNK
- a CDS encoding peptidylprolyl isomerase, encoding MFQACSYKNEIDSNYYCQKLKFNCSQSNKIVNFKTTKGDFEVKLFGKDNPLTVSNFLENIDNNIYVNQKFYKIIDYPQIRFIHGGVNPENKFYIQRKQNLNKTSPSIPLEIKFKEEIKPRYNYQIKNPNETENLVNTFESGSIAMVKRGKNKSSSTEFFFVTSKIPELDGRYSIFGKIIKGLDVLEKINKEDYIKAVQISN
- the psbD gene encoding photosystem II D2 protein (photosystem q(a) protein) — translated: MTIAVGSAPQRGWFDVLDDWLKRDRFVFIGWSGLLLLPCAYLAIGGWFVGTTFVTSWYTHGVASSYLEGCNFLTAAVSTPGDAMGHSLLFLWGPEAQGSFVRWLQLGGLWNFVALHGVFGLIGFMLRQFEIAGLVGIRPYNALAFSAVIAVFTSIFLIYPLGQHSWFFAPSFGVAAIFRYILFIQGFHNITLNPFHMMGVAGILGGALLCAIHGATVQNTLYEDTSIYTDGKVQSSTFRAFDPTQEEETYSMITANRFWSQIFGIAFSNKRFLHFLMLFVPVMGMWTSSIGIVGLALNLRAYDFVSQEIRAAEDPEFETFYTKNILLNEGMRAWMSSVDQPHENFVFPEEVLPRGNAL
- the ilvN gene encoding acetolactate synthase small subunit; the protein is MKHTLSVLVEDESGALSRISGLFARRGFNIDSLAVGPAEAKGISRLTMVVEGDDETLQQMTKQLNKLFNVLGVVDFTNLAAVERELMLLKVSSKEDTRSNILDIVQIFRAKVVDVSDMALTLEVVGDPGKLVALEKLLEPYGILEIARTGKVALKRSSGVNTEMLKINKYSLEI
- a CDS encoding alpha/beta fold hydrolase — encoded protein: MNNNFKENINFPNYWNWNGFKICWSVTGEDNKVPIIFLHGFGASRKHWRNNLEYFAKRNCASYSLDLIGFGDSDQPGITQIGKLDNEIWSNQVKDFIAQVIRPKNSGKVILIGNSLGSLVALTCAVSLEDQIAKVIASPLPDQIQENKKSKKKSSFKKFQDKFIKIFFIFFPLEIILFLITKLGVIKLGLNSAYFKKDNIDRELIDLVTKPVLRSTSARSLRAMCIGMSSRDEKFQASYLLRKLSASKKVPFLLIWGEKDNFIPLFIGKKIANFHRWVKLKIVSNSGHCIHDEDPSVFNRISYEWISDLKTF
- the petM gene encoding cytochrome b6-f complex subunit PetM, encoding MAKEIFSIAAVFWILIPIGLVGGALLLKFQGD